One window of the Puntigrus tetrazona isolate hp1 chromosome 13, ASM1883169v1, whole genome shotgun sequence genome contains the following:
- the si:ch73-49p17.1 gene encoding protein LBH, whose translation MTDIMNNPEHSREDFTVSDSGEQGVSFQIFPDTQERPKVFKRLPSIVVEPTEGEVESGELRWPPEDPSSQTHTPMSASQTQISHSQSTDEVKCSSLETSGAAERD comes from the exons ATGACAGATATAATGAATAACCCAGAGCACAGTCGGGAAGACTTCACTGTGAGTGACAGCGGAGAGCAAGGTGTTTCCTTTCAG ATTTTCCCAGACACACAGGAGCGCCCCAAGGTGTTCAAGCGCCTGCCCTCCATCGTAGTGGAGCCCACAGAGGGAGAGGTGGAGAGCGGAGAGTTACGCTGGCCCCCAGAAGACCCTtccagccaaacacacacacccatgtCCGCTTCACAAACCCAGATTTCACACAGCCAGAGCACAG ATGAAGTCAAGTGCAGCAGCCTGGAAACATCAGGGGCAGCTGAGCGCGACTGA